A portion of the Streptomyces coeruleoprunus genome contains these proteins:
- a CDS encoding NUDIX hydrolase, producing MSNGQWYPPEWPGLIRALAAGELTAVVPRRAATVLLLRDGARGPEVHMLRRRTSMAFAGGAYAYPGGAVDPRDEQPVRWAGPSPADWAARLGVGTPAEAQAVVCAAVRETYEEAGVLLAGPTPDSVAGDTTGDDWEADRAALVARELSFAEFLDRRKLVLRSDLLGAWARWVTPEFEPRRYDTWFFVAALPAGQRTRNASTEADRTVWIRPADAAAGYDRGELLMMPPTIATLRALTPYGTPLDALAAAGTRDLAPVLAQARLEGDEVVLSWPGHDEFTKHIPSEATRPTTGGAAV from the coding sequence ATGTCCAATGGTCAGTGGTATCCGCCGGAGTGGCCCGGTCTCATTCGTGCGCTGGCGGCCGGGGAGCTGACGGCCGTGGTGCCCAGGAGGGCCGCGACCGTGCTGCTGCTGCGGGACGGCGCGCGCGGGCCGGAGGTGCACATGCTGCGGCGCCGTACGTCCATGGCGTTCGCCGGTGGCGCGTACGCCTACCCCGGTGGGGCCGTCGACCCGCGCGACGAGCAGCCGGTGCGCTGGGCGGGCCCCTCGCCGGCCGACTGGGCGGCGCGTCTGGGGGTCGGTACGCCCGCCGAGGCGCAGGCCGTCGTGTGTGCGGCCGTCCGCGAGACGTACGAGGAGGCCGGCGTCCTGCTGGCCGGGCCCACCCCGGACTCGGTCGCCGGGGACACCACGGGCGACGACTGGGAGGCCGACCGGGCCGCCCTGGTGGCCCGCGAGCTGTCGTTCGCGGAGTTCCTGGACCGACGGAAGCTCGTACTCCGCTCCGATCTGCTGGGCGCCTGGGCCCGCTGGGTCACCCCCGAGTTCGAACCGCGCCGCTACGACACCTGGTTCTTCGTGGCCGCCCTCCCGGCCGGCCAGCGCACCAGGAACGCCTCGACGGAGGCCGACCGGACCGTGTGGATCCGCCCGGCGGACGCCGCCGCCGGCTATGACCGGGGCGAGCTGCTGATGATGCCGCCGACCATCGCCACGCTGCGGGCCCTCACGCCGTACGGGACGCCGCTCGACGCCCTCGCGGCGGCCGGGACCCGCGACCTGGCCCCGGTCCTGGCGCAGGCCAGACTGGAGGGTGACGAGGTGGTCCTGAGCTGGCCGGGCCACGACGAGTTCACCAAGCACATCCCGAGCGAGGCCACGCGGCCGACCACCGGAGGAGCCGCCGTATGA